One part of the Vicia villosa cultivar HV-30 ecotype Madison, WI linkage group LG6, Vvil1.0, whole genome shotgun sequence genome encodes these proteins:
- the LOC131614988 gene encoding uncharacterized protein LOC131614988 has translation MADRLASIMPSLISVEQRGFIKDRQIKNCICLASEVANILDKKSYGGNRALKIDVTKVFDTLEWPFLLHVLRAFGFNDTFCQWIEVILNSATMSVSVNGALQGYFQCSRGVRKSDPSSPLLFCLAEDVLSKHISKLVEDNKLQKIQASREIWIPSYCFYADDIMVYCTGRKKNLQHLKEIFISYAIYSGQHVSAGKSTIFCGAMSQDMMQVLAQSIGFSTGSLPFMYLGIPIFKGRPKKIHFQSLVDKIKNKLAAWKAILLSYAGRAQLIRFVLHSMLVYSITTHSLPSSLIKELEAWFRNFLWSRDVSKRKLVHVAWHKVCRPVSEGGLNIRSLATLNDASNLKLCWDLLQSSDPRAIILRARVLRGNKCINHHIHSSIWSGLKNEFQIVLDNSQILIGNGLNTNFWLDIWCGSQCLADACNIPGAWHAFLNANAAAFIQNHQWSIPLQVLDFCPNLSSIVHIVVLPSVDIEDRRVWCKSTDGDLSLKEAYAFKYKNLNPLDWTKIFLVYRHSPSEIDTTTTWRSAVTLIKAQAQLSGSSTNLTFHNSADNFRILKLFDVPIHLSRPMRLKEIFWSPPLDSWVKANTDGAAVNVNSACGVSGALRAIEIAQQYNWNHLWLETDSSLVVKAFNNLASIPWSLQNRWFNCRAYIRQIHFLITHVYREANSCADLLANEGLFVDGYQAFIDLPQNLTSSVLSNKLGKPNFRFTHF, from the exons ATGGCGGATCGGCTTGCTTCCATAATGCCTTCTTTAATTTCAGTAGAGCAAAGAGGTTTTATCAAAGATAGGCAAATTAAGAATTGCATCTGCCTGGCTTCAGAGGTGGCCAACATTCTTGACAAAAAGTCGTATGGTGGAAATAGAGCTTTGAAAATTGATGTCACTAAAGTCTTTGATACGTTGGAGTGGCCTTTTCTTTTGCATGTACTCAGAGCTTTTGGATTTAATGATACTTTTTGTCAGTGGATTGAAGTTATTCTCAACTCTGCTACCATGTCTGTTTCTGTCAATGGAGCCTTGCAAGGTTACTTTCAGTGCTCCCGTGGTGTACGGAAAAGTGATCCCTCATCACCCTTGCTATTTTGTCTTGCGGAAGATGTTTTGAGTAAACATATTTCCAAGCTGGTGGAGGATAATAAGTTACAAAAAATTCAGGCCTCTAGAGAAATCTGGATTCCCTCTTATTGTTTTTATGCTGATGACATTATGGTTTACTGCACTGGTAGGAAGAAAAACCTTCAGCACCTCAAGGAGATCTTCATCTCCTATGCTATCTATTCCGGGCAGCATGTTAGTGCTGGAAAGTCTACCATTTTTTGTGGGGCAATGTCACAGGATATGATGCAGGTTTTGGCCCAATCTATTGGTTTTTCAACAGGATCTCTGCCTTTCATGTACTTGGGTATCCCTATATTTAAAGGAAGgccaaaaaaaattcattttcaatCATTAGTTGATAAAATCAAGAATAAGTTGGCAGCTTGGAAGGCTATTCTTCTGTCTTATGCTGGGAGAGCTCAGCTTATTCGTTTTGTCCTTCATAGTATGTTGGTGTACTCCATCACCACACACTCTTTGCCTTCTTCCCTTATTAAAGAGTTGGAGGCTTGGTTTAGGAACTTTCTTTGGTCAAGGGATGTGTCCAAAAGGAAGCTTGTTCATGTTGCGTGGCATAAAGTCTGTAGGCCTGTCTCTGAGGGCGGTTTAAATATTCGATCTCTTGCTACTTTGAATGATGCTTCTAATCTGAAGCTCTGTTGGGATTTATTGCAGTCAAGTGATCCTCGGGCGATTATTCTTAGGGCTCGGGTTTTGAGAGGCAACAAATGTATTAACCACCATATTCACTCAAGCATTTGGAGTGGATTAAAGAATGAGTTTCAAATTGTGTTGGATAACTCTCAAATTCTGATTGGTAATGGGCTTAATACAAATTTTTGGTTAGACATTTGGTGTGGTTCACAGTGTTTGGCTGATGCTTGTAATATACCCGGTGCCTGGCATGCTTTTCTAAATGCAAATGCTGCGGCTTTCATCCAGAATCATCAATGGTCTATACCTCTGCAGGTTTTGGATTTCTGCCCGAATTTGTCATCTATTGTTCACATTGTTGTCTTACCGTCTGTCGATATTGAAGATCGTCGGGTCTGGTGTAAATCCACGGATGGTGATTTGTCCCTCAAGGAGGCTTATGCTTTTAAATACAAGAATCTTAATCCTCTTGATTGGACCAAAATTTTTTTGGTGTATCGACATTCCCCCAGCGAGATC GATACTACCACTACTTGGAGAAGTGCTGTTACTCTTATCAAAGCACAGGCCCAGCTTTCGGGATCCTCAACCAATCTCACCTTCCACAATTCTGCTGATAACTTCCGAATTCTAAAGTTATTTGATGTTCCTATTCATCTCTCTCGCCCTATGCGGCTTAAGGAGATTTTTTGGAGCCCTCCTCTTGATTCTTGGGTGAAAGCTAATACAGATGGTGCTGCTGTCAATGTTAACTCTGCTTGTGGCG TTTCTGGAGCCTTGAGAGCTATTGAGATTGCTCAACAGTATAATTGGAATCATTTGTGGCTGGAAACGGATTCTTCCCTAGTTGTCAAAGCTTTTAATAATCTTGCATCGATCCCTTGGTCTCTTCAAAATAGATGGTTTAATTGTCGGGCCTACATTAGGCAGATCCATTTTTTGATTACTCACGTGTATAGAGAAGCTAATTCGTGCGCCGACTTGTTGGCAAATGAAGGCCTTTTTGTAGATGGTTATCAGGCCTTCATTGATCTTCCGCAAAACCTAACGTCTAGCGTTTTGTCCAACAAGTTAGGCAAACCTAACTTTAGATTTACACACTTTTGA
- the LOC131614990 gene encoding uncharacterized protein LOC131614990: MDVVLMKGPYFFRNIPLMLKEWGPDFNFKRDMLHTLPLWITLPQLPLHLWGANSLSKIGSAIGVPLVTNECTANKLRISYARILVEIDITKELTKEVAIKDCEGRKLMQKAKPPDPVVLVTEEKKQETVNEESDGVWTQVTTTRDRGKQILTENTPSINCENGFEALEALNDLIVTLDRGPCIVILIETRVKSDKARSIRNKLKLYEKYIDNYQYHSNGRIWITWDEGTVDIKELEKRKKLWKYFLILNPNQTNPWCAIGDYNNVAQAQDRIGGRLVLEHEYKDMQDMMHKADLSEMDSLGGIDRMLCNTTWLKEYMDLTLTHLSPGVSDHALLHVIPKVAKKRYSKRFQFFNCITDIAGYEEAVRESWNKPIKGSPMFVLWNKLQRLKPVLTNLSKPLAGLKNQLIPARLNLEQAHLDLNNHRSSSSCIARVKECT; the protein is encoded by the exons ATGGATGTAGTTCTTATGAAAGGTCCGTATTTTTTCCGAAATATTCCTCTGATGCTGAAAGAATGGGGACCAGACTTTAATTTTAAGAGAGATATGTTACATACCCTACCCCTATGGATCACACTTCCTCAACTACCTTTGCATCTATGGGGAGCAAACAGCTTGAGCAAGATTGGTAGTGCCATAGGTGTTCCTCTGGTAACGAATGAATGTACGGCAAACAAATTGAGGATATCTTATGCCAGAATCTTAGTGGAGATTGATATCACCAAGGAACTGACTAAGGAAGTAGCCATCAAAGACTGTGAAGGCAGAAAACTGATGCAAAAG GCTAAGCCACCAGATCCAGTAGTGCTTGTGACTGAAGAAAAGAAACAAGAGACAGTGAATGAAGAATCTGATGGAGTCTGGACACAAGTTACTACAACAAGAGACAGAGGTAAACAAATTCTGACTGAAAATACTCCTAGCATTAACTGTGAAAATGGTTTTGAGGCACTTGAGGCTTTGAATGACCTCATAGTGACCTTAGATAGGGGCCCAT GCATTGTGATTCTTATTGAAACTCGAGTTAAAAGTGATAAAGCTAGGAGTATTAGGAACAAGTTGAAGCTTTATGAGAAATACATAGATAACTATCAGTACCACAGTAATGGAAGAATTTGGATTACTTGGGATGAGGGAACAGTTGATATAAAAGAG CTTGAGAAAAGGAAAAAACTCTGGAAGTATTTTCTCATCCTTAATCCCAATCAAACTAATCCTTGGTGTGCTATTGGAGATTATAATAATGTGGCTCAAGCTCAAGACAGAATAGGGGGCAGACTGGTTCTGGAACACGAGTATAAAGATATGCAAGACATGATGCACAAAGCTGATCTTAGTGAGATGGATAGCCTGGGAGG GATTGACAGAATGTTGTGTAATACTACATGGCTTAAAGAATATATGGACCTGACTCTTACTCACCTTTCTCCAGGAGTTTCTGACCATGCTTTACTGCATGTGATTCCTAAGGTTGCTAAGAAGAGGTACTCTAAGAGATTCCAATTCTTTAATTGTATCACTGATATAGCAGGTTATGAGGAGGCTGTTAGAGAGAGCTGGAATAAACCAATTAAAGGATCTCCTATGTTTGTACTCTGGAATAAATTGCAGAGATTGAAACCTGTGCTCACTAACCTTAGTAAACCTCTGGCTGGGTTAAAGAATCAATTGATTCCGGCTAGACTTAATCTTGAGCAGGCTCATTTAGACCTTAATAATCACAGATCAAGCAGTTCTTGTATTGCTAGAGTTAAGGAATGTACTTAA
- the LOC131614989 gene encoding uncharacterized protein LOC131614989: MVSKRKFSMTQVYHCLIQENTATDWHHLMFHNIARPRAKLSMWLCCHGRMATKERLYKFGLLQDTRYELCGHEVETLDHILFNCKYSTVIWTGICNWMHLTGRIINLNWIKTWTHGKGWRKRLFKVVAAETICAIWTQRNNYIFQKDSYTIDSDRNIKKYS, translated from the coding sequence ATGGTGAGCAAAAGGAAATTTTCTATGACCCAAGTCTACCATTGCCTGATCCAAGAGAACACTGCTACTGATTGGCACCATTTAATGTTTCACAACATAGCTAGGCCTCGTGCAAAGCTATCTATGTGGTTATGTTGTCATGGCCGGATGGCGACAAAAGAAAGACTCTACAAATTTGGACTGTTGCAAGATACTAGATACGAGCTATGTGGTCATGAAGTTGAAACTCTTGATCACATTCTTTTCAACTGTAAATACTCAACTGTTATATGGACAGGTATATGCAATTGGATGCACTTAACTGGAAGAATTATTAATCTCAACTGGATCAAGACTTGGACTCATGGCAAGGGTTGGAGAAAACGACTTTTCAAAGTTGTGGCAGCTGAAACAATCTGTGCTATATGGACTCAAAGAAACAACTACATATTTCAAAAAGATTCTTATACTATAGATAGTGatagaaatattaaaaaatatagttgA